From a single Streptomyces liliifuscus genomic region:
- a CDS encoding PPOX class F420-dependent oxidoreductase, with product MTATPFDPRTLLAESRLGVLATIKSDGRPQLSPVMPFYDREADVLHVSMTEGRAKTANLRRDPRAALEVTGPDGWSWATAEGTVTLTGPGTDPHGPEVEALVDYYRRASGEHPDWDEYRSVMVTDRRVLMTMTVTHVYGARIR from the coding sequence ATGACCGCCACACCATTCGACCCACGCACACTGCTCGCGGAGAGCCGACTCGGCGTTCTCGCGACGATCAAGTCGGACGGCCGCCCCCAGCTGTCGCCCGTCATGCCCTTCTACGACCGGGAGGCCGATGTTCTCCACGTCTCGATGACCGAGGGACGCGCCAAGACGGCGAACCTGCGCAGGGACCCGCGAGCGGCACTGGAGGTCACCGGCCCCGACGGCTGGTCATGGGCGACAGCCGAGGGCACGGTGACCCTCACCGGGCCGGGAACCGACCCGCACGGTCCGGAGGTCGAGGCGCTGGTGGACTACTACCGGCGCGCCTCCGGTGAGCACCCTGACTGGGACGAATACCGGTCGGTGATGGTGACCGACCGTAGAGTGCTCATGACGATGACGGTCACCCACGTGTACGGCGCCAGGATCCGCTGA
- a CDS encoding NAD(P)-dependent oxidoreductase: MTQHNADRTPVTVIGLGLMGQALAGAFLRDGHPTTVWNRTAAKAEPLVARGATLADSIGDAVAAGELVVVCLTDYDAVHKLLDPVGEALDGRVLVNLTSGTSAQARETAEWAARHGSAYLDGVILAAAPGIGTADAILVYSGPRPAFDLHEPTLRSLAAATTYLGEDHGLSALHDMAVLGVMWGILNGFLQGAALLGAAGVDPAGLVPLVRQGIGIVTDWLPGYAQQIDEGSYPALDATLDTHRAAMEHLARESESLGVNAELPRFIQALADRAVADGRGGDGYAAMIEQFRRPSGARP; the protein is encoded by the coding sequence ATGACACAGCACAATGCCGACCGCACGCCCGTGACGGTCATCGGACTGGGACTGATGGGCCAGGCACTGGCCGGAGCGTTCCTGCGCGACGGGCACCCCACGACCGTGTGGAACCGCACGGCTGCGAAGGCCGAACCACTGGTCGCGCGGGGCGCGACCCTCGCGGACTCGATCGGCGACGCCGTCGCGGCCGGCGAGCTCGTGGTCGTCTGCCTCACGGACTACGACGCCGTGCACAAGCTCCTCGATCCGGTGGGCGAAGCCCTCGACGGCCGGGTCCTGGTGAACCTGACCTCGGGCACCTCGGCGCAGGCCCGCGAGACGGCCGAGTGGGCGGCGCGGCACGGCAGCGCCTACCTCGACGGCGTGATCCTGGCAGCCGCTCCGGGCATCGGCACGGCGGACGCCATCCTCGTCTACAGCGGGCCCAGGCCGGCCTTCGACCTTCACGAGCCCACCCTGCGGAGCCTGGCCGCGGCAACGACGTACCTGGGTGAAGACCACGGCCTGTCGGCGCTGCACGACATGGCGGTGCTGGGCGTGATGTGGGGCATCCTGAACGGATTCCTCCAGGGAGCCGCGCTGCTCGGGGCGGCAGGAGTGGACCCCGCGGGGCTGGTCCCGCTGGTGAGGCAGGGGATCGGGATCGTGACCGACTGGCTGCCCGGCTACGCGCAGCAGATCGACGAGGGCAGCTACCCGGCCCTCGACGCCACCCTCGACACCCACCGGGCCGCGATGGAACACCTCGCCCGCGAGAGCGAGTCCCTCGGGGTCAACGCCGAACTGCCCAGGTTCATCCAGGCCCTGGCCGACCGGGCCGTGGCCGACGGACGCGGCGGTGACGGCTACGCGGCGATGATCGAGCAGTTCCGCAGGCCCTCGGGAGCGCGGCCGTGA